One Acidobacteriota bacterium genomic window carries:
- a CDS encoding zinc ribbon domain-containing protein — translation MPIYEYGCDACGKVLEVMQKFSDEPLKTCPDCSGQLTKLISRTSFQFKGTGWYVTDYARKPESQPKSEGESKPATDSKSGAEAKSGAESKPAAESSGSGNGSQPSDSGSKSEKTSSSPKR, via the coding sequence ATGCCGATTTATGAATATGGCTGCGATGCCTGTGGCAAGGTTCTTGAGGTCATGCAGAAGTTCTCCGATGAACCCCTCAAGACCTGTCCCGACTGCAGCGGCCAATTGACCAAGTTGATCTCCAGGACCTCCTTTCAGTTCAAGGGCACCGGCTGGTATGTCACCGACTACGCCCGCAAGCCGGAATCCCAGCCCAAGTCCGAGGGTGAATCCAAGCCTGCCACCGATTCAAAATCGGGCGCGGAAGCCAAATCCGGCGCCGAGTCCAAGCCCGCCGCCGAGTCCTCCGGGTCCGGCAACGGCAGCCAGCCGTCGGACTCCGGCTCCAAGAGCGAAAAGACTTCCTCCTCTCCTAAACGCTGA
- a CDS encoding DegT/DnrJ/EryC1/StrS family aminotransferase, whose amino-acid sequence MPESVSSRRQVDFPAVQTRLNAEEEAVVMETIRNSPTWSQGEQQRAFEQEFTRYVGCTESLAVSSCTSALEMAAALCGLAPEDEVILPAHTFVSSAVPFARTGARLVFCDIDPATRLLSAEHVEACLTGRTKAIVVVHLYGLPADMDPILHLAREHGLKVVEDVAQAPGAVYKGRRTGSMGDFAAFSFHNQKNISTLGEGGMLTVSDPADGERARKLRWMGNWPFAGDRERYWVPAMGNLVSGMKGVWPFNFCLSEVQCAVGRRLLRRLDAINARRRDQADLIRNALADVPELSFQRVPDGHLHAYHLLVAHFDSSRTRGTRDDLIQLLHRDYGIKCIVQYWPLYRSELFRSFGYGNIRLPNTDAFFDNMISFPFWSDMPEETLGYMADSVRSAVQQLRTG is encoded by the coding sequence ATGCCCGAATCGGTCTCATCGCGGCGCCAGGTGGACTTCCCCGCGGTCCAGACCCGGCTCAACGCCGAGGAAGAGGCCGTGGTCATGGAGACGATTCGCAACAGTCCTACCTGGAGCCAGGGAGAGCAGCAGCGAGCCTTCGAACAGGAATTCACCCGGTACGTCGGCTGCACCGAGAGCCTGGCCGTGAGCAGCTGCACCTCGGCCCTGGAGATGGCTGCCGCTCTTTGCGGACTGGCCCCGGAGGACGAGGTCATTCTTCCGGCTCACACCTTCGTGTCCAGCGCCGTTCCCTTCGCCCGCACCGGAGCCCGGCTGGTCTTCTGCGATATCGATCCGGCCACCCGGCTGCTGTCGGCCGAGCATGTCGAGGCCTGCCTGACCGGGCGGACCAAGGCGATCGTGGTGGTCCACCTCTACGGTTTGCCGGCCGACATGGACCCGATTCTCCACCTGGCACGGGAGCACGGCCTCAAGGTGGTGGAGGACGTGGCCCAGGCCCCGGGCGCGGTCTACAAGGGCCGCAGGACGGGCTCCATGGGGGACTTTGCCGCCTTCAGCTTCCACAACCAGAAGAATATCTCCACCCTGGGAGAAGGGGGCATGCTGACCGTCAGCGATCCGGCCGACGGGGAGCGGGCCAGAAAGCTCCGCTGGATGGGCAACTGGCCCTTTGCCGGCGACCGGGAGCGTTACTGGGTGCCGGCCATGGGAAACCTGGTGAGCGGCATGAAGGGAGTCTGGCCCTTCAACTTTTGTCTGAGCGAGGTGCAGTGCGCCGTGGGACGGCGGTTGCTCCGGCGCCTGGATGCGATCAATGCCCGCAGGCGGGACCAGGCCGACCTGATTCGCAACGCCTTGGCCGATGTTCCCGAGCTCTCCTTCCAGAGGGTGCCGGACGGCCACCTGCACGCCTACCACCTGCTGGTGGCCCACTTCGACAGTTCCCGAACGCGGGGGACGCGGGACGACCTCATCCAGTTGCTGCATCGGGACTACGGGATCAAGTGCATTGTCCAATACTGGCCCCTTTATCGCTCCGAGCTCTTCCGGTCCTTCGGCTACGGAAACATCCGCCTGCCAAACACCGACGCCTTTTTCGACAACATGATCAGCTTTCCCTTCTGGTCGGATATGCCGGAGGAGACCTTGGGCTACATGGCCGACAGCGTTCGCTCGGCCGTTCAACAGTTGCGGACCGGCTAG
- a CDS encoding M23 family metallopeptidase, with product MQGISRLTAKRGRNGSPSQVYFSQLTVSEGDSAPLPARSEAFRSLLENADRQIDDLAQHYRYRYLRLSHTPSTWPVEGILRDRFGIIRNRFGTGQSRFHRGIDISTRPGSLVMASADGTVHSTSWRSNYGKTIILKHHFGLSTVYAHLSGYNVKSGDVVQRGQVIGFVGNTGRSTGPHLHYEVRIGDMSVNPLRYLSRQAHATLPKLKGINISVAR from the coding sequence GTGCAGGGTATTTCCCGACTCACCGCCAAGCGGGGGCGGAACGGGAGCCCCTCCCAGGTCTATTTCAGCCAACTCACCGTCTCCGAGGGCGACAGCGCACCGCTGCCGGCACGATCGGAGGCGTTTCGCAGCCTGCTTGAAAACGCGGACCGGCAAATCGACGACCTTGCTCAACACTACCGTTACAGATACCTCCGATTGAGCCACACTCCCAGCACCTGGCCGGTCGAGGGAATTCTGAGGGATCGCTTCGGTATCATACGGAATCGGTTCGGCACGGGACAGTCACGGTTCCATCGGGGCATCGACATTTCCACTCGCCCCGGCAGCCTGGTGATGGCCTCGGCCGACGGGACGGTTCATTCCACCAGCTGGCGCTCCAACTACGGCAAGACAATCATCCTGAAGCACCACTTCGGGCTCTCAACCGTCTACGCCCACCTCTCCGGCTACAACGTGAAATCGGGTGATGTGGTCCAGCGAGGCCAGGTGATCGGCTTCGTGGGAAACACCGGACGATCCACCGGGCCTCATCTCCACTACGAGGTTCGAATCGGAGATATGTCGGTCAACCCCCTGCGGTACCTCTCCCGCCAAGCTCATGCCACTTTGCCGAAGCTGAAGGGAATCAATATTTCGGTTGCCAGGTGA